The sequence below is a genomic window from Bacteroidales bacterium.
GTTCAACAGATAAAACAGAATCAATACTTGCTTCATTTCCACAAATAAATATTGTTTCATACAGCAAAAATCAAGGCAAAGGATATGCTTTACGTATGGGATTTGAATATGCTAATCAAAAAAACTATGATTATGCAATAACAATAGATTCTGACGGACAACATTTTCCTAATGATATACCTGTTTTTCTAAATAAACTCAAGGAAAATCCTGAAAGCATAATGATTGGAGCCAGAAATATGGAACAGGAAAGTGTACCGGGAAAAAGTAGTTTCGGAAATAAATTTTCTAATTTTTGGTTTAAATTTGAAACAAATATTGAGTTGCCTGATACTCAGTCGGGGTATAGATTATACCCTCTGAAACTATTGAAAAACATAAGGTTTTTTACAAAAAAATACGAATTTGAAATAGAAGTAATAGTAAGAGCCGCATGGAAAGGGATAGATATTATATCGGTACCTGTAAAAGTTTATTATCCCTCACAAGAAGAAAGAATTACTCATTTCAGACCTTTTAGAGATTTTACAAGAGTTAGTATTCTTAATACAATATTAGTTATTATAGCTTTATTATATATAAAGCCTCGAAATTATATTAGATTACTTTTCAAGAAAAAACCAAAGGAAATATTCAACGAATACATATTACAAAGTAATGACTCGAATATTAGAATAGCTTCGGCTGTGGGTTTTGGTATATTTATGGGAATAGTACCTATTTGGGGGTTTCAAATGCTTGTTGCAGTATTTATAGCTCATTTATTAAAGTTAAATAAAGCAATAGTATTAATTGCTTCTAATATAAGTATCCCACCGATGATACCTTTTATACTATTTTTTAGTTACAAAACAGGAATAATTATTCTTGGGAAAATGGGGGGAAATATTTCAGTAGAATTTTTCAGAATTAATGCAGAGAGATTTGTAAATGGCAATTATAAAGAAGTAATGACTGAAATTAGTTATACCTTAGTTCAATACATTATCGGCAGTATTGTATTTGGTGTAGCCTTAGGACTTTGTATTGGAGTTATCTTTTTTATACTTTTATCCGTTTTTAGAAAGAAGTAAATCAAATTATGTATAAATTTTTTCTTTATCTATATAAAATAATTAACAAATCGAAATTTATTTCTTTGTTGCTGTTGATAATGATTATGACTGCAGCAGGATTTTATGCTTCAAAAATACGCCTTGTTGAAGATATCTCAAAAGTAATTCCTAACGACAATACAGTAAGTGAAATAAATTTATTACTTAAAAATTCAAAATTCCTTGATAAAATCATTTTTAATATCAGAATTAATGATTCCTTAAATGAACCTGATACTGACTTATTAATTGAATATTCCAATAACTTAATAGATTCAATAGAAAGCAAATTTATTCCTGAATATATTAAAGAAATTAATTCCAAAGTTGATAATGAAATTATGCTTGGAATATATGATATTTTCTATGAAAATTTACCTGTTTTTCTTGACAACAAAGACTATGAGAAAATTTCTGCTCTTATTACCAACGATTCTATTGACAATGCAATGGAAAACAACTACAAAATGCTTGTTTCTCCGGCAAGTTTTGTGTTTAAAAAATTTATTAAAAAAGATCCTTTAAGTATAACTCCTGTTGCATTAAAAAAGCTTCAAAAACTTCAATTTAGCGATAATTTTGAAATTTATAATAATTATATAATTACCAAAGACCATAATAACATCATCATATTAGTAACACCTTCGCATCCTGATAAAACAAATAAAAACAATAAGTTGGTTGAAGAACTTGATGAGCTAATTAATCAATTAACAAATAAATACAAACAAAAAATTGATGCTGATTATTTTGGAACTGCTGTGGTTGCTGCAGGAAATGCTAAAAGAATAAAAAAGGATATAACTATAACAGTATCAATAGCTTTAATAGTATTATTATTGTTTATCAGCATATTTTTTAAAAGGAAAAGAATAGTTCTGATAATAATATTACCGGTAATATTTGGAGGACTTATATCTATTGCAATGTTATTTTTAATTAAAACCGAAGTCTCTGCAATGTCATTAGGTATAGGCTCAGTATTACTTGGAATATCAGTAGATTTTGCATTACATATACTTGCTCATTATAGACGTCATGGTTCTGTAGAAAGTGTTATTAAAGACCTTTCAACACCTATTATGATGAGTAGTGTAACAACTGCATCAGCGTTTTTATGCCTGAATTACGTTTCGTCAGAAGCTTTAAACGATTTAGGTTTATTCGCTGCAATTAGTGTTATTAGTGCCGCATTATTTACACTTATTGCACTTCCGCATTTCCTTGCAAAAGGACAGAACTCCACAAAAAAGAAATCCCTGATAACTAACAAAACTATTATTGATAAAATTGCATCATATAATTTTCATAATAATAAGATATTAATCACAGTAATATTAATACTTAGTGTTGTATTTATATATATGTCCCGACGTGTTTCTTTCGAAAGTGATATGATGAAACATAATTATATGTCGGAAAAGTTAATGAATTCAGAAAAACGTTTAAATGAGATAACTAATGTTTCACAAAAAACTATTTACCTTATTTCATCAGGAAAAGATTTAAACGAAGCTCTTGAAAAAAGTGAAAATATTTTATGGAAAGTTGATAGTTTAGAAAAAATACAGGTAATTAAAGGAGTTGTTTCTCCTGTTCAGATATTAAGTTCTGTCAGAAATCAGCAAAAGAGTATTGATATATGGAATAATTTTTGGACCCCGGAAAAGAAAAAAATAGTATTAAACAAACTTAAAGAATCAGGAAAACGTTATGGGTTTAAAGAAACAGCTTTTTCCGATTTTTCTGATTTGCTGAATAAAGAGTTTAAACTTGTTGATATTAAACAACTTGAACTACTTCAAAAACTATTTCTTGACGATTATATAATTGAAACCGAAAATAATGCTACTGTAATTAGTTTGTTAATGGTTGAAAGAAACGGTATTGATGAAAATATAGTTTATAAAGTGTTTGATAATGAAGAAGATGGCATTTGGCTTTTCGATAAGCAATTGCTAACATCAAAGTTTGTTGATATGTTAAAGAATAACTTTTATAAGTTAGTTTCTATTTCATTACTCGTAGTATTTTTAATACTTTTTGTTTCTTTTGGACGAATTGAATTAGCCATTATTACTTTCCTGCCAATGATTTTAAGCTGGGTATGGGCTATTGGTATAATGGGGATTTTCGGTATTAAATTTAACATTTTTAACATTATTATTTCTACATTTATTTTTGGCTTAGGTATTGACTATAGCATATTTATAATGCAAGGGTTGTTACTTAACTATAAATATGGTTATAAAGATATTACTTCATATAAAATATCTATTATATTATCTGCCATAACAACAGTTGTAGGGATTGGTGTATTAATTTTTGCAAAACATCCGGCATTAAAATCCATTGCAATTTTATCAATTATTGGTATTGTTTCGGTTATTATTAATGCTTTTACAATACAACCTATCCTTTTTAAATTTTTAATAAAATACAAAAAAGGATACAGGCAAATTCCTATTACATTATCTAATTTCATAATTTCGCTCTTTACTTTAATAATATTTATTTTTGGAGCTATTACTTTAACATTAATAATTCCTTTATTCATTATTTTTCCGGCTCACAAAAAAAACAAGAAACTTATATATCATTATTTGCTAAAATATTTTGCTAAATTTATTGTTGGCATTAATATATTTTCAAAAAAGCAGATTATAAACGGTACAAAAGAAGATTTTAATAAGCCTGCGGTTATCATAGCTAACCATCAATCTCACCTTGATTTAATGTTAATAATGATGCTACATCCTCGTATCCTGATTTTAACTAATGATTGGGTATGGAATAATATATTCTACGGTTTTGTTGTAAAATATGCTGATTTTTTCCCTTTTACACAAGGATATGATGTAGCCGTAAAAAGACTTAAATCTAAAGTTAAGGAAGGTTATTCAATATTAATTTTCCCCGAAGGAACACGTTCTGAAACAGGTAAAATAAAACGTTTTCATAAAGGGGCTTTTTTGCTTGCCGAAAAATTAAATCTTGATATTTTACCAATAATATTACATGGTGTTAATGATTGTATGAAAAAAGGTGAAATATTTTTAAAAAAAGGTAGTGTTAGCCTTAAAATAATGAAAAGAATTAAACCTGATGAAACACAATTTGGTGATAATTATTCACAAAAAGCTAAAGGACTTGTTAAGTATTTCAGAAAAGAATTTACAAAACTCAAAGAAGAACAAGAAACTCCCGATTATTTTAAAAATTTAATCATCAAAAATTATACTTATAAAGGGCCCGTTCTTGAATGGTATTTGAAAGTAAAAATCAGATTAGAAAAGAATTACAGGTTTTTTAATAAAATAATTCCCCGAAAATGTAATATTGTTGATATTGGATGTGGCTACGGTTTCCTTTCTTATATGCTTGGTCTAACATCCGAAAATCGTAAAATTACTGGTATTGATTATGATAAAGATAAAATATTAATAGCAAACAATTGTACAATTAAAAATAAGAATATTCAATTTATTCATGCTGATATTATTGAATATGAATTTGATAATTCTGATATATTTATTTTAAATGATATTTTGCATTATATGCCTGAAGATTTGCAAATAAAAACCATTGAAAGATGTTTTGAAAAATTAAATAATAATGGATTAATAATTATAAGAGATGCAAATACCGATTTGAATAAAAGGCATATAGGAACTAAATTAACAGAGTTTTTTTCTACAAAATCAGGATTTAATAAAACAAATTACGATAACTTATCATTTATCTCGAAAGGGCTTATTGAAAATGTAGTTTCAAAGCATAAAATGAATATGGAAATCATTGATAATACTACATTTACATCTAATTTAATATACATAATAAGGAAGTAACAGAATGCAAAAATATGATATATTAATAATAGGAAGTGGTTTAGGGGGATTAATATGCGCCAGTATTCTAAGTAAAAACGGATATAATGTGTGTGTACTTGAAAAAAATCATCAAATAGGTGGTTCAATTCAAAATTTTAGTCGTGATGGAGTAGTTTTTGATACAGGGGCACATTATGTAGGCGGACTTGACGAAGGACAAAACCTGTATCAATATTTCAAATACTTAGGACTTAATGATAAGCTAAATGTTAAAAAACTGGATATTAATGCATTTGATATTATTTCCTTTGGAGATGATAAAAAAGATTATCCGTTTGCAATGGGATATGAAAACTTTAAAAACCAACTGGAACAGTATTTTCCTGAAGAAAGAGAAGCTTTAAATAACTATATTGATAAATTTATTGAAATAAGCAATGTTTTTCCGTTATATAAACTAAAATTACCGAATTCTTCATTTATGGAATCGGAATATTTTAAGATTAGCACAAATTCATTCTTAAATAAATTAACAAAAAACATACGACTTAGAAATGTATTAGCCGGTACAAACTTGTTATATGCTGGTGAAACAGACAAAACCCCATTGTATATTCATTCTCTTATAAATAACTCTTATATTGAAAGTGCATATAGATTTGTTGGGGGAAGTTCCCAAATGGCTGAACTTTTATCTGATACTATTAAACAGAACGGTGGAACTATAATTAAAAATTCCGAAGTACAAGAATTTTTATTTAAGGATAAAACAATTACAGCCGTAAAACTTGCAAATGGAGAAGAAGTTTACGCAGATAATTTTATTTCAAATATTCATCCGGCACGTACTTTTGAAATGATGCCAAAAGATAAATTAAGAAAAGTTTATCGTAATCGAATTTGTGAATTAGAAAATACAATTTCTGTTTTTACACTTTATATTACTCTTAAAGAAAATTCATTTAATTACTTAAATCAAAATATTTATTATTATAAACAAAATAATGTTTGGACTGCTTCAACTTATGATAAAGCTGAATGGCCCGAAAGTTATATGTTGTTAACTCAAGCTTCGGATGTGAATAATAAATATGCCAACGGAATAACAGTAATGGCATATATGAAATATAATGAACTAAAAAAATGGGAAAATACCACAGTTGAAAAAAGAGGTTCGGATTATAAAGAATTTAAACAGAAAAAAGCAGATGAATTGCTCAATTTAATTGAAGAAAAATTTCCTGATATAAGAAAACATATTAAATCAGTATATACTTCAACACCATTAACTTATCGTGATTATATAGCTACAAAAGATGGTTCATTATATGGTATTTTAAGAGATTGTAACGAACCTATAAAATCAATTATTTTGCCAAAAACAAATGTTCCTAATTTATATCTGACAGGACAAAATGTAAATTTGCACGGAGTTTTAGGAGTAACAATAGGAGCAGTATTAACATGTGCAGAATTTATAGGAATGGATAATTTAATAACTAAGATAAAAAGTGTTCAGTAAAATTATTAATTAAAAGGCTAAGGATGAGGCTAAGGCTAAGATTTATGAATAATACAAACGAGAAAAATGCACTTATTCTATCCTATAGGAATGTAATTAGTGAATTATTAATTAAAACAATAAAAAATTAATAATGTTTTTGAGCTTAGCCTCAGCCTTAGCCTTAGCCTTTTATAACCTTATAATGAGAAGTTATTATTTACTTATAACATTAACCGAAGAATCAAAATATTAAGTATGAATAACACTAAATATGACATAGTAATTATTGGAAGCGGATTGGGTGCCCTTGTTAGTGGTTATATTCTTAGCAAAGAAAAATATAAAGTTTGTATCCTTGAAAAAAACACACAAATAGGAGGTACACTTCAATGTTTCAAAAGAGATGGCTGCGTTTTTGATACTGGTATGCATTATATCGGAAGCCTTGATAAAGGGCAAATTTTACATCGTATTTTTAAATACTTTAATTTGCTTGATAAAATTAATGTCAAAAAAATGGATGAAGATGGCTTTGATATTTTTAATATAAATGGCGTTGAATATAAATATGCCATGGGATACAATAAATTTACAAAAACATTAATTTCATATTTCCC
It includes:
- a CDS encoding NAD(P)/FAD-dependent oxidoreductase, which produces MQKYDILIIGSGLGGLICASILSKNGYNVCVLEKNHQIGGSIQNFSRDGVVFDTGAHYVGGLDEGQNLYQYFKYLGLNDKLNVKKLDINAFDIISFGDDKKDYPFAMGYENFKNQLEQYFPEEREALNNYIDKFIEISNVFPLYKLKLPNSSFMESEYFKISTNSFLNKLTKNIRLRNVLAGTNLLYAGETDKTPLYIHSLINNSYIESAYRFVGGSSQMAELLSDTIKQNGGTIIKNSEVQEFLFKDKTITAVKLANGEEVYADNFISNIHPARTFEMMPKDKLRKVYRNRICELENTISVFTLYITLKENSFNYLNQNIYYYKQNNVWTASTYDKAEWPESYMLLTQASDVNNKYANGITVMAYMKYNELKKWENTTVEKRGSDYKEFKQKKADELLNLIEEKFPDIRKHIKSVYTSTPLTYRDYIATKDGSLYGILRDCNEPIKSIILPKTNVPNLYLTGQNVNLHGVLGVTIGAVLTCAEFIGMDNLITKIKSVQ
- a CDS encoding DUF2062 domain-containing protein; amino-acid sequence: MEIQEIYIYSELFHNYNCCVIIPTYNNSQTIENVINKVLLYTSEIIVVNDGSTDKTESILASFPQINIVSYSKNQGKGYALRMGFEYANQKNYDYAITIDSDGQHFPNDIPVFLNKLKENPESIMIGARNMEQESVPGKSSFGNKFSNFWFKFETNIELPDTQSGYRLYPLKLLKNIRFFTKKYEFEIEVIVRAAWKGIDIISVPVKVYYPSQEERITHFRPFRDFTRVSILNTILVIIALLYIKPRNYIRLLFKKKPKEIFNEYILQSNDSNIRIASAVGFGIFMGIVPIWGFQMLVAVFIAHLLKLNKAIVLIASNISIPPMIPFILFFSYKTGIIILGKMGGNISVEFFRINAERFVNGNYKEVMTEISYTLVQYIIGSIVFGVALGLCIGVIFFILLSVFRKK
- a CDS encoding 1-acyl-sn-glycerol-3-phosphate acyltransferase; this translates as MYKFFLYLYKIINKSKFISLLLLIMIMTAAGFYASKIRLVEDISKVIPNDNTVSEINLLLKNSKFLDKIIFNIRINDSLNEPDTDLLIEYSNNLIDSIESKFIPEYIKEINSKVDNEIMLGIYDIFYENLPVFLDNKDYEKISALITNDSIDNAMENNYKMLVSPASFVFKKFIKKDPLSITPVALKKLQKLQFSDNFEIYNNYIITKDHNNIIILVTPSHPDKTNKNNKLVEELDELINQLTNKYKQKIDADYFGTAVVAAGNAKRIKKDITITVSIALIVLLLFISIFFKRKRIVLIIILPVIFGGLISIAMLFLIKTEVSAMSLGIGSVLLGISVDFALHILAHYRRHGSVESVIKDLSTPIMMSSVTTASAFLCLNYVSSEALNDLGLFAAISVISAALFTLIALPHFLAKGQNSTKKKSLITNKTIIDKIASYNFHNNKILITVILILSVVFIYMSRRVSFESDMMKHNYMSEKLMNSEKRLNEITNVSQKTIYLISSGKDLNEALEKSENILWKVDSLEKIQVIKGVVSPVQILSSVRNQQKSIDIWNNFWTPEKKKIVLNKLKESGKRYGFKETAFSDFSDLLNKEFKLVDIKQLELLQKLFLDDYIIETENNATVISLLMVERNGIDENIVYKVFDNEEDGIWLFDKQLLTSKFVDMLKNNFYKLVSISLLVVFLILFVSFGRIELAIITFLPMILSWVWAIGIMGIFGIKFNIFNIIISTFIFGLGIDYSIFIMQGLLLNYKYGYKDITSYKISIILSAITTVVGIGVLIFAKHPALKSIAILSIIGIVSVIINAFTIQPILFKFLIKYKKGYRQIPITLSNFIISLFTLIIFIFGAITLTLIIPLFIIFPAHKKNKKLIYHYLLKYFAKFIVGINIFSKKQIINGTKEDFNKPAVIIANHQSHLDLMLIMMLHPRILILTNDWVWNNIFYGFVVKYADFFPFTQGYDVAVKRLKSKVKEGYSILIFPEGTRSETGKIKRFHKGAFLLAEKLNLDILPIILHGVNDCMKKGEIFLKKGSVSLKIMKRIKPDETQFGDNYSQKAKGLVKYFRKEFTKLKEEQETPDYFKNLIIKNYTYKGPVLEWYLKVKIRLEKNYRFFNKIIPRKCNIVDIGCGYGFLSYMLGLTSENRKITGIDYDKDKILIANNCTIKNKNIQFIHADIIEYEFDNSDIFILNDILHYMPEDLQIKTIERCFEKLNNNGLIIIRDANTDLNKRHIGTKLTEFFSTKSGFNKTNYDNLSFISKGLIENVVSKHKMNMEIIDNTTFTSNLIYIIRK